A stretch of DNA from Candidatus Aminicenantes bacterium:
CTTCCTGCCCGGTTATAAAAACATCCTTTACTTCTCGCAAGGCGCGGTGATCAACGGCAGAGACGGGGACGGTCTTCGCCGCTTGGAGGCCATGAACCGGGAATTCGCGGCCGCCAATGCGCTTTTTTATGCGATCAATACGGAAACTCCAAATCCTTTCCCTCCCGCGGGCGGGCCGGTGAAAAAATCCGGCGGAGAATTGCTCTCCTTCATGGCCAAGGGGACGGGCGGAAAGGCTTATGGCGAGATTGGGGCGATCGACGTCTTCCCTGACATCGCGCGCGATGTCCAGGAGATGACCCGCAATTACTATGTCCTCGGATATCCGGTCAAGGAGACATGGGACGGAAAATATCACAAGATCAAAGTCGAGCTGGTCTCCGGCGATTACAAGATCCAGGCTCAATCGGGATACAACAATCCTAAGCCCTTTAGCGATTATTCGGACCTGGAAAAAGAGCTGCATTTGTTCGATCTGGCCTTGTCCGAAAAGCCGCGCGGCCAGGCTCCCCTGATCTTCCCGATGGCCGCCGCGAGCTTTCATCCGCCGGGTGCCGAGATAGGCCGCGTCCTGCTTTTGGCCAAGCTACCAGGCGCGGTGATCGACAAATTCGACGGGCGGAGCGTCGAGCTCGTGACCCTCATCCTGGACGAACAGGACCATACCATCGATCGAATTCGATTGAAGCTCAAGCTGGCGGAATACGCGGGAAAGAGCCTGATTTTCGCAGCCGACTCGGCGACCCCGCCGGGCTCGTATCGCTGCCGGATCATCATTCGTGATTTGGAAACAGGCGAGTCCGCGATGGCCTATGCCAGGGCAGCGATGCCGGCGAAGGCCGCCGCGGGGCTTCGGGTCGGGACGCCGCTGCTCCTAACGGCCGGAGGACAGGCGATCTTCATCGGGGGCATCGACAAAAAGAACTCCACTTGGAAGAATTTCTATTCCTTCGATCAGTCGGCCTACAGCCTGTTGTCGGGCGAGATCCCGAGCGGGACGCCGAAGCTGGCCGCCATTATTCCCTGCGAAATACCGGAAGGTATGAAGGCAAGTCTCATCTGGAGGGCTTCCCTCATCGATTCCGGGAGCGGCTC
This window harbors:
- a CDS encoding VWA domain-containing protein; its protein translation is MKLIQVYVSGKDGKPAMTLGKSDFRIYDNGQEQTITEFEKHAASGTKPAPQPPVGETLLPTPLPETRLNRKFFIFIDQDANDLEGIAKARAAALHFLDTQVLPTDEVGVFSYSTMKGVVLHAFLTTDHALVREALRRVRDAPGRTVNTGGADTAGNVMTSANGIVVMAAPRAGLSSLRMFTDRMSDLAKALRFLPGYKNILYFSQGAVINGRDGDGLRRLEAMNREFAAANALFYAINTETPNPFPPAGGPVKKSGGELLSFMAKGTGGKAYGEIGAIDVFPDIARDVQEMTRNYYVLGYPVKETWDGKYHKIKVELVSGDYKIQAQSGYNNPKPFSDYSDLEKELHLFDLALSEKPRGQAPLIFPMAAASFHPPGAEIGRVLLLAKLPGAVIDKFDGRSVELVTLILDEQDHTIDRIRLKLKLAEYAGKSLIFAADSATPPGSYRCRIIIRDLETGESAMAYARAAMPAKAAAGLRVGTPLLLTAGGQAIFIGGIDKKNSTWKNFYSFDQSAYSLLSGEIPSGTPKLAAIIPCEIPEGMKASLIWRASLIDSGSGSSRSLPVTVMKKSRGAGSETTLAELGLEGIPSGSYRLYLQAEEETTKAAAYCQMPLLIR